One Buteo buteo chromosome 5, bButBut1.hap1.1, whole genome shotgun sequence DNA window includes the following coding sequences:
- the GPR157 gene encoding G-protein coupled receptor 157, producing MPGPLPPTELYASERVVVLVSCVFSFVGSSLLVCTHALWPELRTRPRQLLLYLSLADLLSALSYFYGVLQDFDKTSWDCVLQGALSTFSNTSSFFWTMAIALYLYITIVRGSPTGTGLLCCFHVVSWGVPLAITVAAVALKKIGYDASNVSVGWCWVNLDAEDRVLWMLLTGKVWEILAYVTLPVLYILIKKHINRAHAALSEYRPILSRAPALQPRTSIADKKLILIPVIFIILRIWSTVRFILTLCNSPAVQNSVLVVLHGIGNTFQGGANCIMFVLCTRVVRTRLFSSVCCCHYDELDWPLQRSDSYWQHPQPHKDKDVPGPERTKPLLSST from the exons ATGCCGGGGCCTTTGCCTCCTACAGAGCTGTACGCCTCGGAGCGGGTCGTGGTGCTGGTGTCCTGCGTGTTTTCCTTCGTGGGTTCCAGCCTCCTGGTTTGCACCCATGCCCTGTGGCCGGAGCTGCGGACCCGTCCCCGCCAGCTCCTGCTCTACCTGTCGCTGGCGGACCTCCTCTCGGCCCTCTCCTACTTCTACGGGGTGCTCCAGGACTTCGACAAGACCTCGTGGGACTGCGTGCTGCAGGGCGCCCTCTCCACCTTCTCCAACACCAGCTCCTTCTTCTGGACCATGGCCATCGCCCTTTACCTCTATATCACCATTGTGAGGGGCTCGCCCACGGGCACGGGcttgctctgctgcttccacgtcgtgag CTGGGGAGTCCCTCTTGCCATTACGGTGGCGGCTGTTGCTCTGAAGAAGATTGGCTATGACGCCTCCAATGTTTCTGTGGGCTGGTGTTGGGTCAACTTGGATGCAGAGGATCGGGTCTTGTGGATGTTGTTAACGGGGAAAGTTTGGGAGATACTGGCCTATGTGACTTTGCCGGTGCTCTACATTCTCATCAAGAAGCACATTAATAGAGCG CACGCAGCTCTCTCAGAGTATCGCCCCATTCTCTCAAGAGCACCAGCATTGCAGCCCCGGACTTCCATAGCAGATAAGAAGTTGATCCTCATCCCGGTCATCTTCATCATCCTCCGCATCTGGAGCACTGTACGGTTCATTCTGACCCTCTGTAACTCTCCTGCAGTGCAAAATTCAGTCCTGGTTGTCCTGCAC GGAATTGGTAACACGTTCCAAGGAGGTGCCAACTGCATCATGTTTGTCCTTTGTACGCGGGTGGTCCGGACTCGGCTGTTTTCCTCCGTTTGCTGTTGCCACTATGATGAGTTGGATTGGCCTTTGCAAAGATCAGACAGCTACTGGCAGCACCCACAACCCCACAAGGACAAGGATGTGCCAGGCCCTGAGCGGACGAAACCCCTGCTTTCCAGCACCTGA